In Geobacter anodireducens, a genomic segment contains:
- a CDS encoding DNA-binding protein, producing MADAVHAARGDASVGTLLREAREARGLSLDEAARVTRLGKNYLVALETDDFGKLPSLAYARGFIRAYAGFLGISADELLSRYDAVDDDGGCCPPAEEAMPATQGKVADAVLLRNRWSLPLVLLLLVIALALMLRLQDEEPGSPIGAGQSTASAPGAGHPAATPSPQLQLSTARQPEVSSPVPVDDTVSEQQPAEGVAVSSPARGIILKLKINRDSWLNITIDESVSQQYDLKAGDLIEWKGERVFALDIGNAGGVEGEFNGKPLGVLGDEGRPTHLVLSVDGGGD from the coding sequence GTGGCTGACGCCGTACATGCCGCAAGAGGGGACGCCTCGGTCGGAACGCTGCTCCGGGAAGCGCGGGAGGCCAGAGGTCTGTCCCTTGACGAGGCGGCCCGGGTTACCCGCCTTGGGAAAAACTATCTGGTCGCTCTTGAGACCGACGATTTCGGCAAGCTTCCCAGTCTTGCCTATGCACGCGGATTTATCCGGGCGTATGCCGGATTCCTGGGGATTTCAGCCGATGAGTTGCTCAGCCGTTACGATGCGGTTGACGATGATGGCGGATGTTGTCCTCCGGCGGAAGAAGCCATGCCAGCCACTCAGGGAAAGGTGGCGGACGCGGTTTTGCTTCGTAACCGCTGGTCCCTGCCGCTGGTGCTGCTGTTGCTGGTTATTGCCCTGGCTCTCATGCTGAGGCTGCAGGATGAGGAGCCAGGCAGTCCGATCGGGGCCGGACAGTCGACCGCATCTGCCCCCGGGGCCGGGCATCCGGCCGCGACGCCGTCCCCCCAGCTTCAGCTATCCACGGCACGGCAGCCTGAAGTATCCTCCCCAGTTCCTGTCGACGACACTGTGTCCGAACAGCAACCTGCCGAGGGCGTTGCGGTCTCATCTCCTGCGCGCGGGATCATTCTCAAACTCAAAATCAACAGGGACTCGTGGCTCAATATAACCATTGACGAGTCGGTGTCCCAGCAATACGATCTCAAGGCGGGTGACCTCATCGAGTGGAAAGGCGAACGCGTCTTTGCGCTTGATATCGGCAATGCCGGGGGGGTCGAGGGAGAGTTCAACGGGAAGCCCCTCGGCGTGCTCGGTGACGAGGGGAGGCCGACCCATCTGGTTTTGTCGGTCGATGGCGGGGGCGATTAA
- a CDS encoding universal stress protein: MKPFSTIVFPTDFSENSEYAFDYALTLAKQFSARLVVIHVINEPVDLRGFYVPHVSFEKLEEEIVAAAEKMMDKFCRTKIKDHENYTSYIVSGIPYDEVLKKAAEEDASLIVMGTHGRKGIDHFLFGSTAERVVRNAKCPVMTVRPPEA; the protein is encoded by the coding sequence ATGAAGCCGTTCAGCACCATTGTGTTTCCGACCGATTTTTCCGAAAATTCGGAGTATGCCTTTGACTATGCCCTTACGCTTGCCAAGCAGTTCAGTGCCAGGCTCGTGGTCATCCACGTGATCAATGAGCCGGTCGACCTGCGAGGCTTTTATGTCCCCCACGTTTCCTTCGAGAAGCTGGAGGAAGAAATCGTGGCCGCCGCCGAAAAGATGATGGACAAATTCTGCCGGACAAAGATCAAGGATCATGAGAATTACACCAGTTACATCGTCTCGGGGATTCCCTATGACGAGGTTCTGAAGAAGGCGGCAGAGGAGGATGCCTCCCTGATCGTCATGGGAACCCACGGCCGCAAGGGGATCGACCACTTCCTGTTTGGCAGCACGGCGGAACGCGTTGTCCGCAATGCCAAGTGCCCGGTCATGACCGTACGCCCGCCCGAAGCCTGA
- a CDS encoding uracil-DNA glycosylase, with amino-acid sequence MTGDTPREVIASLRRYLEEVRETGVEGLPLAAPALSAPAAEMSPAPAASAGVRETLDDIRREMGECRRCALGAGRTNLVFGTGNPAARLMIIGEAPGRDEDLRGEPFVGEAGQLLTKIIEAMGFAREDVYICNVLKCRPPHNRDPAPVEIEACSSLMFRQVKAVAPEAILALGTFAVQAILGTKEPISRLRGRFHDYHGIPLMPTFHPAFLLRNPERKREVWDDVRQVMGLLGKEVSGKGTRR; translated from the coding sequence GTGACCGGTGACACCCCGCGTGAGGTGATCGCGTCCCTGCGCCGCTATCTGGAGGAAGTCCGGGAGACGGGCGTGGAGGGTCTTCCTCTGGCCGCTCCCGCGTTGAGCGCCCCTGCGGCAGAGATGTCCCCCGCTCCTGCGGCTTCCGCTGGCGTGCGGGAAACCCTCGACGATATCCGGCGCGAGATGGGCGAATGCCGCCGGTGCGCCCTTGGCGCCGGCCGGACCAACCTCGTGTTCGGGACCGGCAATCCTGCCGCGCGTCTCATGATCATCGGCGAGGCGCCCGGCCGCGACGAGGATTTGCGCGGCGAACCCTTCGTGGGGGAGGCGGGGCAACTCCTGACCAAAATAATCGAGGCCATGGGCTTCGCCCGCGAGGATGTCTACATCTGCAATGTGCTTAAATGCCGGCCGCCGCACAACCGCGATCCGGCGCCCGTCGAGATCGAGGCGTGCTCATCCCTCATGTTCCGCCAGGTGAAGGCCGTGGCGCCCGAGGCCATTCTGGCGCTGGGCACCTTCGCGGTTCAGGCCATCCTCGGTACCAAGGAGCCCATTTCGCGGCTGCGGGGGCGGTTCCACGACTACCACGGCATCCCTCTCATGCCGACGTTCCATCCGGCTTTCCTGCTGCGCAACCCGGAAAGGAAGAGGGAGGTGTGGGACGATGTCCGGCAGGTCATGGGGCTTCTGGGCAAGGAGGTTTCCGGCAAGGGGACCAGGAGGTGA
- a CDS encoding S-methyl-5'-thioadenosine phosphorylase: protein MEQVIGVIGGSGLYEMEGLQDVRSIVVETPFGAPSDEFVTGVLDGVPMVFLPRHGRGHRLLPTEVNYRANIYGMKKLGVTRIISVSAVGSMREEIVPGHIVIPDQFIDRTNATRSSTFFGNGVVAHIQFADPVCADLSADLYAAAQEAGATVHRGGTYICMEGPAFSTRAESNLYRSFGVSVIGMTNIPEAKLAREAEICYGVIALATDYDCWHESHDDVSVDAIIAIIKQNVAMAKSIIRNAVRRIGRERDCPCASALRYAIITDKAAIPDETRERLDLIIGSYV, encoded by the coding sequence ATGGAACAGGTAATCGGCGTTATCGGCGGAAGCGGGCTCTACGAGATGGAAGGGCTTCAGGACGTTCGGAGCATTGTCGTTGAAACCCCCTTCGGCGCACCCTCGGATGAGTTCGTGACCGGCGTGCTGGACGGTGTGCCCATGGTGTTCCTTCCGCGCCACGGCCGGGGCCATCGGCTCCTGCCGACTGAGGTCAACTACCGGGCAAACATCTACGGCATGAAGAAGCTCGGCGTCACCCGGATCATTTCCGTTTCCGCCGTGGGCAGCATGCGGGAGGAGATCGTGCCGGGGCATATCGTGATCCCGGACCAGTTCATCGACCGGACCAATGCCACCAGGTCAAGTACGTTCTTCGGCAACGGGGTGGTTGCGCACATACAGTTTGCCGACCCGGTCTGCGCCGACCTTTCCGCCGATCTCTATGCGGCGGCGCAGGAGGCAGGGGCAACGGTCCACCGGGGCGGGACCTATATCTGCATGGAAGGGCCGGCCTTTTCCACCCGGGCGGAGTCAAACCTCTACCGCTCTTTCGGCGTATCGGTCATCGGCATGACCAACATCCCCGAAGCAAAGCTTGCCCGTGAGGCGGAGATCTGCTACGGCGTCATCGCCCTGGCCACCGATTACGACTGCTGGCACGAGTCCCATGATGACGTGTCCGTGGATGCCATTATTGCCATCATCAAGCAGAACGTGGCCATGGCCAAGTCGATCATCCGCAATGCGGTCCGCCGGATTGGCCGGGAGCGGGATTGCCCCTGTGCGTCGGCGCTCCGCTATGCCATCATCACCGACAAGGCCGCGATTCCTGACGAGACGAGGGAGCGGCTCGATCTCATCATCGGCTCGTACGTCTAG
- a CDS encoding HD family phosphohydrolase: MSKVFIASIRDRDLVDSVFLVKEKIMAMAKNGKPYMTLRLMDKSGEIEGRVWDNVDQLSASFDKDDFVAIRSKASVYLGKMQLIISELVRISEDKVNLADFLPESDRTIAEMEAELEALVETFSDQHLKALMKAFFDDPSFMALYRTAPAAKGMHHVYLGGLLEHSLAVSRLVDAIVPLYADLNRDLLVAGALLHDVGKVREMTYLRSFDYTDEGKLIGHITIGVEMLQERISTIPGFPPELGMLLKHMLLSHHGQYEYGSPKRPKTVEATILNYLDDLDSKINGIRTHIRKEGENQGRWTSYHRLYDRYFYKESYSGEEECREVADELMVPEPEPVPLPVAPRAAEAERKSGDTVRKGFSNNPFEGLQKNLDLF; encoded by the coding sequence TTGAGCAAGGTTTTCATAGCGAGCATCCGTGACCGCGATCTGGTCGATTCCGTGTTTCTCGTGAAGGAAAAGATCATGGCCATGGCCAAGAACGGCAAGCCCTACATGACGCTTCGGCTCATGGACAAGAGCGGCGAGATCGAGGGGCGCGTCTGGGACAATGTCGACCAGTTGTCGGCCTCCTTCGACAAGGATGACTTCGTTGCAATCCGGTCCAAGGCCTCGGTCTACCTGGGCAAGATGCAACTCATCATTTCCGAACTGGTGAGGATTTCCGAAGACAAGGTCAACCTGGCAGACTTTCTCCCCGAGTCGGACCGTACCATTGCCGAGATGGAGGCCGAACTCGAGGCCCTGGTGGAAACCTTTTCCGATCAGCACCTGAAAGCGCTGATGAAGGCCTTTTTCGACGATCCTTCCTTTATGGCGCTCTATCGGACCGCGCCGGCCGCCAAGGGGATGCACCACGTCTACCTGGGGGGGCTGCTGGAGCACTCGCTGGCCGTGTCACGACTGGTTGACGCCATCGTCCCCCTCTACGCGGATCTCAACCGCGACCTGCTGGTGGCAGGCGCCCTGTTGCACGACGTGGGCAAGGTGCGGGAGATGACATACCTGCGTTCCTTCGACTACACCGACGAGGGTAAACTCATCGGACACATTACCATCGGCGTGGAAATGCTCCAGGAGCGGATTTCGACCATCCCCGGCTTCCCGCCGGAGCTGGGGATGCTGCTCAAGCACATGCTGCTGTCCCACCATGGCCAGTACGAATACGGTTCCCCCAAGCGCCCCAAGACCGTTGAAGCAACGATTCTCAACTACCTGGATGATCTGGACTCCAAGATCAACGGGATCAGGACCCATATCCGCAAGGAAGGCGAGAACCAGGGGCGATGGACCTCTTATCACCGGCTCTATGACCGCTATTTCTACAAGGAGAGCTACAGCGGCGAGGAGGAATGCCGGGAAGTGGCGGATGAGTTGATGGTGCCCGAGCCGGAGCCGGTACCGCTGCCGGTTGCCCCCCGGGCCGCGGAGGCCGAGCGCAAAAGCGGCGACACCGTCAGAAAGGGGTTCAGCAACAATCCGTTCGAGGGTTTGCAAAAGAATCTGGATCTGTTCTGA
- a CDS encoding hybrid sensor histidine kinase/response regulator has translation MMTEKKESKGTILIIDDEKVILDLTSIVLRNRGYTVHTAPDATSGMVALEECRPQMVLLDYMMPMVDGLTALKQIRQRHPDTYVIIFTGKGNEELAVELMKAGASDYIVKPFNNQNLVERIENVLRIREVELRNQELLQERELLLAEIEAWNQELERRVQQKSEALQQAQAEIVQSEKLASLGYLSAGMAHEIRNPLNSISLFAQLLKSTLDDPEKAGYVDKILKEADRIDDIMRKLLDASKRPRFQLSEVRLDRVIEATLEAFRPQISLHGIAVVKEFRRIPPPFQADPAEIEQIFTNLFLNSIHEMNGGGTLTVVLDQDERNMVIRIADTGPGIPREHVAKIFDPFFSTKTSGSGLGLAVVLRIVKTYNGRIEVEKSDDSGTVFAIRLPLAEV, from the coding sequence ATGATGACGGAGAAAAAGGAATCCAAGGGCACCATCCTCATTATCGATGACGAAAAAGTCATTCTCGATCTGACCTCCATCGTCCTCAGGAATCGAGGCTACACGGTCCATACCGCGCCCGATGCCACGTCCGGCATGGTTGCGCTGGAAGAGTGCCGGCCGCAGATGGTGCTCCTCGACTACATGATGCCGATGGTGGATGGTCTCACCGCACTCAAGCAGATCCGGCAGCGTCATCCCGATACCTATGTGATCATCTTCACCGGCAAGGGAAACGAGGAACTGGCCGTAGAGCTGATGAAGGCGGGAGCCTCCGACTACATCGTCAAGCCGTTCAACAACCAGAACCTGGTCGAGCGGATCGAGAATGTGCTCCGGATCAGGGAGGTCGAACTCAGAAACCAGGAGCTTCTTCAGGAGCGTGAGTTGCTCCTGGCGGAGATCGAAGCCTGGAACCAAGAGCTCGAACGTCGCGTCCAGCAGAAGAGCGAGGCCCTCCAGCAGGCCCAGGCCGAGATCGTGCAGTCCGAAAAACTCGCATCCCTCGGCTATCTCTCCGCGGGCATGGCCCATGAGATCCGCAACCCCCTCAACTCCATTTCACTGTTCGCCCAACTGCTCAAGAGCACGCTCGATGATCCTGAAAAAGCGGGCTATGTCGATAAGATTCTCAAGGAAGCCGACCGGATAGACGACATCATGCGCAAGCTTCTGGATGCTTCGAAGCGGCCCCGCTTCCAGTTGAGCGAGGTCCGGCTCGACCGGGTCATCGAGGCGACTCTCGAAGCGTTTCGCCCCCAGATATCGCTCCACGGCATCGCGGTGGTCAAGGAGTTCCGCCGGATACCGCCTCCGTTCCAGGCTGACCCGGCCGAGATCGAGCAGATCTTTACCAACCTCTTCCTCAACTCCATCCACGAGATGAACGGCGGGGGAACCCTGACGGTAGTGCTCGACCAGGACGAGCGGAACATGGTCATCAGGATTGCCGACACGGGCCCCGGTATCCCCCGGGAGCACGTGGCAAAGATATTCGATCCGTTCTTCTCCACCAAGACAAGCGGCAGCGGTCTCGGTCTTGCTGTGGTGCTCAGGATCGTCAAGACCTACAACGGGCGGATCGAGGTTGAGAAGAGCGACGACAGCGGCACGGTCTTCGCCATCCGGCTCCCCTTGGCCGAAGTGTGA
- a CDS encoding two-component system response regulator codes for MALQIKKKILVVDDEENARIGLTKLLEREGFEVASVSNGFEALNYLQQREVNVIVTDINMPEMNGITFLRELNKSFPRSNVIMITAYGGVESYIEAMNLGAFEYINKPVKLDELKSILTKIFKESCH; via the coding sequence TTGGCTCTGCAGATAAAAAAGAAAATTCTAGTGGTTGATGACGAGGAGAATGCGCGGATCGGTCTGACCAAGCTCCTGGAGCGGGAGGGATTCGAGGTCGCGAGCGTTTCCAACGGTTTTGAAGCGCTCAATTATCTTCAGCAGCGGGAAGTCAACGTTATCGTTACCGACATCAATATGCCGGAAATGAACGGCATCACGTTCCTGAGAGAGCTCAACAAGAGCTTTCCCCGCAGCAACGTAATCATGATTACCGCCTATGGCGGGGTTGAATCCTATATCGAGGCCATGAACCTGGGGGCCTTCGAATACATCAACAAGCCGGTGAAACTTGACGAACTCAAGTCAATCCTGACGAAAATTTTCAAGGAAAGCTGTCATTAA
- a CDS encoding histidine kinase, whose amino-acid sequence MDAGRGTILIIDDDAFFLKVLSDAFTESGFRVVQASNGTDGVQAFITHRPDAVISDLIMPAMGGVSTCLEIRRLAGDEEPVMVLLTSMFKDPPHEHDEPEMGARVHVSKSTRPVDIVIIVEQLLDRKKRGRSGN is encoded by the coding sequence ATGGACGCCGGCCGGGGAACGATCCTTATTATCGATGACGATGCCTTTTTCCTGAAAGTCCTTTCGGATGCATTCACCGAGAGCGGCTTCAGGGTCGTGCAGGCATCCAACGGAACGGACGGAGTTCAGGCATTCATCACCCATCGGCCCGATGCCGTCATCTCCGATCTCATCATGCCCGCCATGGGAGGGGTGAGCACCTGTCTCGAGATCAGGCGTCTTGCCGGGGACGAGGAGCCGGTCATGGTGCTGCTCACCTCCATGTTCAAGGATCCGCCCCACGAGCACGACGAGCCCGAGATGGGCGCGCGGGTTCACGTGTCCAAATCGACCAGGCCGGTCGACATCGTGATTATCGTGGAACAGCTACTGGACCGGAAAAAACGCGGCCGGAGCGGGAACTGA
- a CDS encoding histidine kinase, which produces MYLSRCRKCGRVMKGERIDQYRVKLTCSCGFSDFRTMTEKVKTVNPFFQRGGFSPLLESERGKMVLTMQRANREHLEIISLEEISMLVSSDFDLPQVLQHVTAKVATQLKVSVCNIYLREGDEVVLAATHGFDPAFIGKIRIKIGEGITGAVARDGQYISLNRASQDPRYRYFPELQEEKYNSMLSFPIGDKKEVYGVINLNTTSIRSFHEDEIYFVSIIANLILTAIKLRQQVASSRKATEASA; this is translated from the coding sequence ATGTATTTGTCGCGTTGCCGGAAGTGCGGGAGAGTGATGAAGGGCGAGCGGATCGATCAGTACCGCGTCAAGTTGACCTGCTCGTGCGGTTTCTCCGACTTCCGCACCATGACCGAAAAGGTGAAAACCGTGAATCCCTTTTTCCAGAGGGGAGGCTTCAGCCCCCTGCTGGAAAGTGAGCGGGGTAAGATGGTGCTCACCATGCAGCGGGCCAACCGGGAGCATCTTGAGATCATTTCACTGGAGGAGATCAGCATGCTCGTCTCTTCCGACTTTGATCTTCCCCAGGTGCTCCAGCATGTGACCGCCAAGGTGGCGACGCAGCTCAAGGTGAGCGTCTGCAATATTTACCTGCGCGAGGGAGATGAGGTCGTGCTCGCGGCAACCCATGGCTTCGACCCGGCCTTCATCGGCAAGATCAGGATCAAAATAGGGGAAGGGATAACGGGCGCGGTTGCCCGGGATGGCCAGTACATCTCCCTGAATCGTGCCTCCCAGGATCCCCGCTACCGCTATTTCCCCGAGCTCCAGGAGGAAAAGTACAACTCCATGCTCTCCTTTCCCATCGGCGACAAGAAGGAGGTCTACGGGGTCATCAATCTCAATACCACGTCCATCCGGTCGTTCCATGAGGACGAGATCTATTTCGTCTCGATCATCGCGAACCTCATTCTTACCGCCATAAAGCTGCGGCAGCAGGTGGCTTCGTCCCGGAAGGCCACGGAGGCGTCTGCTTGA
- a CDS encoding MBL fold metallo-hydrolase has translation MIFETVVVGPLGVNCFILGCEQSREGVIVDPGAESGRILERVGELGLKVGMVINTHGHFDHVGGNRKVLEATGAKLLVHRDDVHFLGRAADVAAMYGLDTENSPGPDMLLEDGMTLSAGALTLRVLHTPGHTPGGCCLLLEGEGKVLTGDTLFEESVGRTDFPGSSHEALITSIREKLLTLPDETEVYPGHGPATSIGRERRYNPYLTD, from the coding sequence ATGATCTTTGAAACCGTTGTCGTCGGCCCGCTGGGGGTCAATTGTTTCATACTCGGCTGCGAGCAGAGCCGCGAAGGGGTAATCGTGGATCCGGGAGCGGAATCCGGGCGGATTCTCGAACGGGTCGGCGAACTGGGGCTCAAGGTTGGCATGGTGATAAACACCCACGGCCACTTCGATCACGTGGGGGGCAACCGGAAGGTGCTGGAAGCCACGGGGGCGAAGCTGCTGGTCCACCGGGACGACGTCCACTTCCTCGGCCGCGCCGCGGACGTGGCTGCCATGTACGGCCTCGACACGGAGAATTCGCCGGGCCCCGACATGCTTCTGGAGGACGGTATGACCCTTTCCGCGGGGGCTCTTACCCTCCGCGTTCTCCATACGCCCGGCCACACGCCGGGGGGGTGCTGTCTGCTCCTGGAGGGGGAGGGGAAAGTGCTCACCGGTGACACCCTGTTCGAGGAGTCGGTGGGGCGCACCGATTTTCCGGGCTCGTCCCACGAGGCCCTCATCACATCCATCCGCGAGAAGCTTCTGACCCTGCCGGACGAGACTGAAGTCTATCCGGGCCATGGCCCGGCAACGTCCATCGGCCGGGAGCGGCGGTACAACCCCTACCTGACGGATTAG
- a CDS encoding acyl-CoA thioesterase, translating into MYEHLYEETMTEETALPFELPEWIACAPFEEYLGMTIDEADGGRAVLTMPFRVKHAQGKGLMHGGAVTALADTAVAMAIKSLLPEGSHFVTMEMTLKFHAPIRGGTVKSVAEAVREDERTIRGTAEVFDGNGTKAATFTSIFRVKRR; encoded by the coding sequence ATGTACGAGCATCTCTACGAAGAAACCATGACCGAGGAGACGGCGCTGCCGTTCGAACTGCCCGAGTGGATCGCCTGCGCACCCTTTGAGGAATACCTGGGGATGACCATCGACGAGGCTGACGGGGGCCGGGCAGTGCTGACCATGCCGTTCCGCGTGAAGCACGCCCAGGGAAAAGGGCTCATGCACGGCGGTGCGGTAACGGCCCTGGCCGACACCGCGGTTGCCATGGCCATCAAGAGTCTTCTCCCCGAAGGATCCCACTTTGTGACCATGGAGATGACGCTGAAGTTTCACGCCCCGATCCGCGGCGGCACCGTCAAGTCCGTGGCGGAGGCGGTACGGGAGGATGAGAGGACGATCAGGGGGACTGCCGAGGTGTTCGACGGTAACGGCACAAAGGCGGCAACCTTCACCTCGATCTTCCGGGTCAAGCGGCGGTGA
- a CDS encoding sugar kinase has protein sequence MGILVVGSVAFDSVETPFGKGDHVLGGSATYFSTSASFFTDVSLVAVVGEDFPEEHVAFLRSRNVDLRGLSREQGKTFHWKGTYGYDLNEAQTLETHLNVFESFRPRIPDAYRDAEYLFLANIDPELQMEVLNQVERPRVVACDTMNFWISSKPEALRRVVAKVDIFIINEGEARQFTGQANLVKAARQILDMGVKTLIIKRGEYGVLMFSDNSVFAAPAYPLEGVFDPTGAGDTFAGGFMGYLANTGDTSEAGLRQAIIFGSVMASFNVEDFSLNRLKGLGYREIEERYRSFKSLTHFEGIADGRGGALAPA, from the coding sequence ATGGGCATTCTCGTTGTGGGTTCGGTTGCATTCGATTCGGTTGAAACCCCTTTCGGCAAGGGAGATCATGTACTGGGCGGCTCAGCCACCTACTTCTCGACCTCGGCCAGCTTTTTCACCGATGTCAGCCTGGTGGCGGTAGTGGGCGAGGATTTCCCGGAAGAGCACGTGGCGTTTCTCCGGTCGCGAAACGTGGATCTTCGCGGGCTTTCCCGCGAACAGGGGAAGACCTTTCACTGGAAGGGAACGTATGGCTACGACCTGAACGAGGCGCAGACCCTGGAGACACATCTGAACGTCTTCGAGAGCTTCAGGCCCCGTATTCCCGATGCATACCGTGATGCCGAGTATCTGTTCCTCGCCAACATCGATCCCGAACTGCAGATGGAGGTGCTCAACCAGGTGGAACGTCCTCGCGTCGTGGCGTGCGACACGATGAATTTTTGGATATCCTCCAAGCCCGAGGCGCTTCGGCGGGTCGTTGCGAAGGTCGATATTTTCATCATTAACGAGGGAGAAGCCCGTCAGTTCACGGGGCAGGCGAATCTCGTCAAGGCTGCGCGCCAGATCCTCGATATGGGGGTCAAGACGCTGATCATCAAGCGCGGAGAATATGGCGTCCTCATGTTCAGCGACAACTCGGTCTTTGCCGCACCCGCATATCCTCTGGAAGGGGTGTTCGATCCCACCGGCGCCGGAGATACTTTTGCGGGCGGCTTTATGGGATACTTGGCCAACACCGGGGATACCTCCGAGGCGGGCCTTCGCCAGGCCATCATCTTCGGAAGCGTCATGGCATCGTTCAATGTGGAGGATTTCAGCCTGAATCGCCTGAAGGGTCTTGGTTACCGCGAGATCGAGGAGCGGTACCGGAGTTTCAAATCGCTGACCCATTTCGAGGGGATCGCCGATGGGCGCGGGGGGGCTCTGGCTCCTGCCTGA
- a CDS encoding Fis family transcriptional regulator has protein sequence MKERTRILLIDDEETGREALTLLLKAAGHAVKSAGSGNEAFQTLTRDTFDIVITDLFLPDASGIDILKKVKEDAPLTEVILITGHASAETAVEAMKEGAFDYITKPLNFDELKIIIGKAVEKRQLLSENVYLRKQLRDKFEFANIIGSSPAMQHVFALMKRIVKTGSTVLIGGESGTGKELVAKAIHFNGGRRDKPFIAVHCGAIPENLLESELFGYVKGAFTGAMRDKIGKFEAAHGGTIFLDEIGTMPMQLQTKLLRVLQEEEVERVGSTRPVKIDVRIISATNLDLAEEVRKGNFRDDLFYRLNVIPLQLPPLRERVEDILPLAKHFLAKYCKEMQRRNMSLASDTLEALESYQWPGNVRELENVMERVAALTEDDTVTLQDLPHNVREEGLTRLTGRGVDLVKVLAEIERGMIRDALALSDGVKARAAALLNLNRTTLVEKMRRLGMPL, from the coding sequence ATGAAAGAGCGGACCAGGATCCTCCTGATCGACGACGAAGAAACCGGGCGCGAAGCCCTGACCCTCCTGCTGAAGGCGGCCGGCCATGCGGTGAAAAGCGCCGGGTCGGGCAACGAGGCCTTCCAGACCCTGACCCGCGACACCTTCGACATTGTCATTACCGATCTTTTCCTCCCCGATGCCAGCGGCATCGACATCCTTAAGAAAGTCAAGGAAGACGCCCCCCTCACCGAAGTGATCCTCATCACCGGCCATGCCTCGGCGGAAACGGCAGTGGAGGCCATGAAAGAGGGCGCCTTCGACTACATCACCAAGCCCCTCAACTTCGACGAACTGAAGATCATCATCGGCAAGGCAGTGGAGAAGCGGCAGCTCTTGTCCGAAAACGTCTACCTCCGGAAGCAGTTGCGCGACAAGTTCGAATTCGCCAACATCATCGGCAGCTCTCCCGCCATGCAGCACGTTTTCGCCCTCATGAAACGGATCGTCAAAACCGGCTCAACCGTCCTGATAGGGGGCGAATCGGGCACCGGCAAGGAGTTGGTGGCCAAGGCGATCCACTTCAATGGCGGGCGGCGCGACAAGCCGTTCATTGCCGTCCACTGCGGGGCAATCCCGGAAAACCTGCTGGAATCGGAACTGTTCGGCTACGTCAAGGGCGCGTTTACCGGTGCGATGCGGGACAAAATCGGCAAGTTCGAAGCGGCCCACGGCGGAACCATCTTCCTCGATGAAATCGGCACGATGCCGATGCAGTTGCAGACAAAGCTCCTGCGCGTGCTTCAGGAAGAGGAGGTGGAACGGGTGGGCTCCACCCGTCCCGTCAAGATCGATGTCCGGATCATTTCGGCCACCAACCTGGACTTGGCAGAGGAGGTCAGGAAAGGGAACTTCAGGGATGATCTCTTTTACCGGCTCAATGTGATCCCCCTGCAACTCCCTCCCCTGAGGGAACGGGTCGAGGATATCCTTCCCCTGGCCAAGCACTTTCTTGCCAAGTACTGCAAGGAGATGCAGCGGCGGAACATGTCGCTTGCCAGTGACACGCTCGAGGCACTGGAAAGCTACCAGTGGCCCGGCAACGTGCGGGAACTGGAGAACGTCATGGAGCGGGTGGCGGCTCTTACCGAAGACGATACCGTCACCCTGCAGGACCTGCCGCACAATGTCCGCGAAGAGGGATTGACCCGCCTGACCGGCAGGGGAGTCGACCTCGTAAAGGTGCTGGCTGAAATCGAGCGGGGGATGATCAGGGACGCACTGGCTCTGTCAGACGGCGTCAAGGCCCGGGCCGCGGCGCTGCTCAACCTGAACAGGACAACGCTGGTGGAAAAGATGCGGCGGCTCGGCATGCCGCTCTGA